A genome region from Baekduia alba includes the following:
- a CDS encoding aldose 1-epimerase, whose product MVGVSLFGSGRELLGQMGGLDAYAARGATFGIPLLHPWANRLGGFAYEAAGHAVALGAETPGLRIEEHGLPIHGLLSASKRWEVREVTDRTLVASLDFGADPALLAAFPYPHVLELRVEQSSSALTVTTTLTPTSDQPVPVSFGFHPYFTLPGVDRGHLILRTPAMSKLLLDDHDIPTGETVLVAPRHAPIGDEDLDTGYTDLGAEPAFTMAGGGHELTMRFLEGYTHLQLFTPPNRSVLAIEPMTAPTDALRSGTGLRTVTEPFRATFAVDLSEAS is encoded by the coding sequence ATGGTCGGAGTGTCCCTCTTCGGCTCCGGGCGCGAGCTTCTGGGTCAGATGGGCGGCCTCGACGCCTATGCGGCGCGCGGCGCGACGTTCGGCATCCCGCTCCTGCATCCCTGGGCGAATCGGCTTGGCGGGTTCGCCTACGAGGCGGCCGGGCACGCCGTCGCACTTGGCGCCGAGACGCCCGGCCTGCGCATCGAGGAGCACGGGCTCCCGATCCACGGGCTGCTGTCGGCGTCCAAGCGCTGGGAGGTGCGCGAGGTGACGGACCGGACGCTCGTCGCGTCGCTGGACTTCGGCGCCGATCCCGCGCTGCTCGCCGCCTTCCCGTACCCGCACGTGCTGGAGCTGCGCGTCGAGCAGAGCTCCAGCGCGCTGACGGTGACGACGACGCTGACGCCGACGTCGGACCAGCCGGTGCCGGTCTCGTTCGGGTTCCACCCGTACTTCACGCTGCCGGGCGTCGACCGCGGCCATCTGATCCTGCGCACGCCCGCGATGTCGAAGCTGCTCCTCGACGACCACGACATCCCGACGGGGGAGACCGTGCTCGTCGCTCCGCGCCACGCGCCGATCGGCGACGAGGACCTCGACACCGGCTACACCGACCTCGGCGCCGAGCCCGCCTTCACGATGGCCGGCGGCGGCCACGAGCTGACCATGCGCTTCCTGGAGGGCTACACCCACCTCCAGCTCTTCACCCCACCGAACCGCTCCGTGCTGGCGATCGAGCCGATGACGGCCCCGACCGACGCGCTGCGCTCGGGGACCGGGCTGCGGACGGTGACGGAGCCGTTCCGGGCGACGTTCGCGGTGGATCTGTCGGAGGCGTCGTAG